In Carassius gibelio isolate Cgi1373 ecotype wild population from Czech Republic chromosome B2, carGib1.2-hapl.c, whole genome shotgun sequence, a single genomic region encodes these proteins:
- the gk5 gene encoding putative glycerol kinase 5: MGTQRNGFSKRETFILSVDVGTTSIRCHVYDKSARIRGSCSTKVSLLYPQPGWVEIDPEDLWKGFVTVVKGAVQDSGLQMCQMESLGISTQRATFITWDRNTGEPFHNFITWQDLRAAELVRSWNRSCTMKTVHGVMKMLHFLTRQKRFLAASLVVFTTQHVSLRLVWALNNIPQLRQAVEDDSCYFGTIDTWLLYKLTKGLVHATDYSNASATAIFDSYQMCWSGFLCSLLSIPLSILPSVQNTSHKFATCDPSIFGVPIPVMSVMADQQAAMFGECCFDIGDVKITMGTGTFMDINTGNKPHTSVAGLYPLVGWKIGADIVYLAEGNAAGTGAAIKWAQDLELFSDVKETEAIATSVEDADGVYFVPSFSGLQAPLNDPKACASFMGLKPSTNKRHLVRAILESIAFRNKQLFDIMLRETRIPITKIRADGGVCTNNFIMQLTADLLGRKIERPSHFDMSCLGAAFVAGLGTGYWKNQEELKKLLTTDQHFLPRRSKADRDKGGPYRGALQSWERALQRSMHWYSQP; encoded by the exons ATGGGGACTCAGAGAAACGGCTTCAGCAAACGAGAGACGTTCATTCTCTCTGTTGATGTGGGAACAACCTCCATCAGGTGCCATGTGTACGATAAGAGCGCCAGGATCAGGGGCTCCTGCTCCACGAAG GTGTCCCTGCTTTATCCTCAGCCTGGATGGGTGGAGATCGACCCCGAGGATCTGTGGAAAGGGTTTGTGACTGTAGTCAAAGGAGCAGTTCAAG ATTCAGGCTTACAGATGTGCCAAATGGAAAGTCTTGGCATCTCAACCCAGAGGGCAACGTTCATCACATGGGACAG AAACACGGGAGAACCGTTTCATAATTTCATCACGTGGCAGGACTTGAGGGCAGCCGAGTTGGTGAGATCGTGGAACAGGTCGTGCACTATGAAG ACGGTACACGGAGTGATGAAGATGCTGCACTTCCTCACCAGACAGAAGCGGTTCCTTGCAGCCAGCCTGGTAGTTTTTACCACCCAGCATGTGTCACTGCGTCTCGTCTGGGCCTTGAACAACATCCCTCAG tTGCGGCAGGCAGTCGAAGACGACTCCTGTTATTTTGGGACCATAGACACCTGGCTGCTGTACAAACTGACTAAAG gACTGGTTCATGCTACTGATTACTCTAATGCCAGCGCAACAGCAATTTTTGATTCCTATCAG ATGTGCTGGAGTGGATTTCTTTGCTCACTCCTCTCTATACCTCTGTCCATCCTCCCCAGTGTGCAGAACACCAG TCACAAATTTGCCACATGTGATCCTTCCATATTCGGGGTGCCCATTCCAGTCATGTCTGTT ATGGCAGACCAACAAGCAGCCATGTTTGGAGAATGCTGTTTTGACATTGGTGATGTGAAAATTACTATGGGCACAGGGACCTTCATGGACATCAATACAGGAAACAAACCACACACTTCTGTAGCTG GCCTTTATCCGCTGGTGGGTTGGAAGATCGGTGCTGATATTGTGTATCTGGCTGAAGGTAATGCTGCTGGAACAGGTGCAGCCATTAAATGGGCCCAAGATCTAG AGCTCTTTTCTGATGTGAAGGAGACCGAGGCTATAGCCACTAGTGTGGAAGACGCAGATGGCGTGTATTTTGTGCCTTCTTTCAGTGGCTTACAG GCCCCTCTGAATGATCCTAAAGCTTGTGCCTCTTTCATGGGCTTAAAGCCTTCCACAAACAAGAGACATCTTGTTCGAGCCATTCTGGAGTCCATAGCATTCAG GAACAAGCAGCTCTTTGATATCATGCTTCGAGAAACCCGTATTCCTATCACTAAAATCAG GGCAGATGGAGGTGTTTGCACCAATAATTTCATCATGCAACTCACAGCTGATCTGTTGGGGCGCAAGATAGAACGTCCGAGTCACTTTGACATGTCCTGCCTTGGAGCCGCTTTTGTTGCAGGACTAGGAACAG GCTACTGGAAGAACCAAGAAGAGCTGAAGAAGCTTTTGACCACTGACCAACATTTCCTTCCCCGAAGGAGTAAAGCAGATCGGGACAAGGGCGGCCCATACAGAGGTGCACTGCAGAGCTGGGAGAGGGCTCTTCAGCGCTCCATGCACTGGTACAGCCAGCCCTGA
- the LOC127950881 gene encoding protein phosphatase 1 regulatory subunit 7, with the protein MATLSVGEPQEMEVDRRGESEESGDDETKRKSFNGEVDSLQTPSTVPEESPVDMETITLDPDEEDVDLVHCRIGKIEGLEVLRKAKTISLRQNLIKRIENLDSLVSLRELDLYDNQIRKLENLQALTELEQLDVSFNLLRKIEGLECLSKIKKLFLLHNKITRIANLDQLTSLQMLELGSNRIRIIENLDSLTTLESLFLGTNKITQLQNLDGLHSLTVLSIQSNRITRLEGLQNLVNLRELYLSHNGIEVIEGLENNKKLTTLDIAANRIKKIENISHLTELKEFWMNDNQIDNWADLDELKNAKGLETVYLERNPLQKDPQYRRKIMLALPSVRQIDATYIRF; encoded by the exons ATGGCGACTTTATCTGTCGGAGAGCCTCAAGAGATGGAAG TGGACAGGAGGGGTGAGTCTGAGGAATCTGGTGATGATGAGACCAAGAGGAAGAGTTTCAATGGAGAGGTCGACTCTCTGCAAACCCCTTCGACTG TACCCGAGGAGTCACCAGTTGACATGGAGACCATAACCTTAGACCCAGATGAAGAG gATGTGGATCTGGTCCACTGTCGCATTGGGAAGATTGAGGGTCTGGAGGTTCTCCGGAAGGCAAAG ACAATTTCTCTTAGGCAAAACCTCATCAAACGCATTGAGAACTTGGACAGCCTCGTCTCATTGAGGGAGCTCGATCTTTACGACAACCAGATCCGCAAACTAGAGAATCTTCAGGCCCTAACGGAGCTCGA GCAGCTAGATGTTTCGTTCAATTTATTGAGGAAGATTGAGGGATTGGAGTGTCTCTCAAAAATCAAGAAGCTCTTCTTGCTTCATAATAAGATTACGCGCATTGCCAACCTCGATCAACTGACGAGCCTCCAGATGCTTGAGCTGGGCTCTAACCGCATCAGG aTAATTGAGAATCTGGATTCTCTTACTACTTTGGAGAGTTTGTTCCTTGGCACGAATAAAATCACTCAGCTACAGAACCTTGATGGACTGCACAGTCTGACGGTTCTCAGTATCCAG AGTAACCGCATCACGAGGTTGGAAGGACTCCAGAATCTTGTGAATCTGCGAGAGCTCTACTTGAGTCATAATGGCATTGAAGTCATTGAGGGCCTGGAGAACAAC aaaaagCTGACAACTTTGGATATCGCTGCGAACCGGATAAAAAAGATTGAAAATATCAGCCATTTGACTGAATTAAAAGAATTCTGG ATGAATGACAACCAAATTGATAACTGGGCAGACTTGGACGAACTCAAGAACGCCAAAGGTCTAGAGACGGTCTACCTGGAGAGAAACCCTTTGCAGAAGGACCCTCAGTACAGACGCAAGATCATGTTGGCCCTTCCCAGTGTCAGGCAGATAGATGCCACCTACATCCGTTTCTGA